The following are encoded in a window of Primulina eburnea isolate SZY01 unplaced genomic scaffold, ASM2296580v1 ctg431_ERROPOS247445, whole genome shotgun sequence genomic DNA:
- the LOC140821134 gene encoding uncharacterized protein isoform X1, whose protein sequence is MDQLVLVLSCCGFHWTLTVIEPYNEIVYLVDSLSHRIRNEDWKYVVEMALTLFNSTKGREGRKRVQWEVIKAPKKPDAKQCGYYVMRFMMQITEEVATLEGDSLTSIVILSCLSKIITSYLSTYHFENSLSCVFLLI, encoded by the exons ATGGATCAATTGGTTTTGGTTCTGAGTTGTTGTGG TTTTCATTGGACTCTCACTGTCATCGAGCcttataatgagattgtttattTGGTGGATTCCCTAAGTCATCGCATTCGCAATGAGGATTGGAAATATGTTGTGGAAAT GGCGTTGACATTGTTTAACTCAACTAAGGGAAGGGAAGGAAGAAAGCGTGTACAATGGGAAGTCATAAAG GCTCCTAAGAAACCGGATGCGAAACAATGTGGTTATTACGTGATGAGATTCATGATGCAGATTACTGAAGAAGTTGCAACTCTTGAGGGGGATTCACTAACATCGATAGTAATATTATCTTGCTTATCTAAAATAATTACAAGTTATCTATCTACTTATCATTTTGAAAATTCATTAAGTTGTGTTTTTTTACTAATATAA
- the LOC140821134 gene encoding uncharacterized protein isoform X2, which yields MDQLVLVLSCCGFHWTLTVIEPYNEIVYLVDSLSHRIRNEDWKYVVEMALTLFNSTKGREGRKRVQWEVIKAPKKPDAKQCGYYVMRFMMQITEEVATLEGDSLTSIFTKTEYSMEEIDEVRTELAECIQDHIYE from the exons ATGGATCAATTGGTTTTGGTTCTGAGTTGTTGTGG TTTTCATTGGACTCTCACTGTCATCGAGCcttataatgagattgtttattTGGTGGATTCCCTAAGTCATCGCATTCGCAATGAGGATTGGAAATATGTTGTGGAAAT GGCGTTGACATTGTTTAACTCAACTAAGGGAAGGGAAGGAAGAAAGCGTGTACAATGGGAAGTCATAAAG GCTCCTAAGAAACCGGATGCGAAACAATGTGGTTATTACGTGATGAGATTCATGATGCAGATTACTGAAGAAGTTGCAACTCTTGAGGGGGATTCACTAACATCGATA TTCACAAAAACGGAGTATTCTATGGAAGAAATTGATGAGGTGCGCACCGAGCTGGCCGAATGCATACAGGATCATATTTATGAATAG